The following are from one region of the Rhodopirellula sp. P2 genome:
- a CDS encoding efflux RND transporter permease subunit, which produces MKRVLAWAIENAPGMNVIMLALMIVGASAFVGMRREVFPEFELEVVMISVPYPGATPQDAEEAICQKIEEAIRSIDGIKKVTSIAMEGRGYVLAELQSDIQDVQKVMSEIDREVNRIPSFPDLAEDPEIEQITFRDTAIRLGIIGPDDRTRRGELKLREVAESVRDDLLMLPSVTVAELMGTRNYQIDVEIPEATLRSYGLTLDQVASEIRQHNVELPGGQLKSSGQEILLRAKNKGRVGPEIERIPLITRQDGVVLTVGDLGSVRDEFEDVTATAEINGEPAMVINVQRTKSEDLLNLVDNVRGYVARTEPPPGYRFVLWGDTSTDVRDRMALLLRNGVQGLGLVFLVLALFLEVRLAFWVALGIPISIMGAGAALSWGDQTLNMLSLFSFLIALGIVVDDAIVIGENIYAHRQMGKSLHDAAVDGATEVLPSVAASITTTVIAFAPMFFVSGVMGKFMAVIPFAVIAMLLVSLWESTFVLPCHLAHSHSGFFRVATIVTYPLRPFMLLLFWVNSKASTAMEWFAEKVYVPTLHFCLLNPVLPIAVAIALFVGTIGMIRGGIVTTVLFPKSDNNYLQASVVFPNGTPATATEVATQRMERALQKVSQEIALEHAAKTKEPLESLYPPPEGDYVGPVRFAYREVGSISNTAGPMGGQGSSGSNAGQIFAELHGTEIRDIHSDQLIARWRREVGEIAGVERITYGSIGTGPAGTPIEFKLLASGDNVDELLAATEVMKQKVGTFAGVFDISDDNTPGKWEFQFRVKDSALATGVTPTDLGQTVRNTYFGAEVMRLQRGRHEVKLMVRYPPEERTSLVNFREIRVGGADGTQRPINELAEINLERGFSEINRVDQQRSITISADLDETTANADLIIASLQKQMDGFKAQFPNVSIRWEGQQEQSRESVGSLMVGFAVAILCMFVLLVLQFRSYMQPLLILAIIPFGMIGAVWGHAFLDLPLTLFSMFGLVALAGVVVNDSIVLIDFINSRVRAGDEPIQALLESGRRRFRPIMLTSMTTIAGLIPLLTEKSFQAQLLIPMASSLAFGLMLATALVLLLIPVLYMLYLLTLQSLNIPFVEVEE; this is translated from the coding sequence ATGAAACGTGTCCTCGCTTGGGCCATCGAAAACGCACCCGGCATGAATGTCATCATGCTGGCGTTGATGATTGTGGGTGCTTCCGCATTCGTCGGCATGCGTCGGGAAGTGTTCCCGGAATTCGAACTCGAAGTCGTGATGATTTCGGTGCCATACCCTGGTGCCACCCCACAAGATGCCGAAGAGGCGATCTGTCAAAAGATTGAAGAAGCCATTCGGTCAATCGACGGAATCAAAAAGGTCACCTCCATTGCGATGGAAGGCCGCGGCTATGTCTTGGCGGAATTGCAAAGCGATATCCAAGACGTCCAAAAGGTGATGTCGGAAATCGATCGGGAAGTCAATCGCATCCCAAGCTTCCCCGATCTCGCCGAAGACCCCGAAATTGAACAGATCACGTTTCGCGACACGGCCATCCGACTGGGAATCATCGGCCCCGATGATCGAACCCGCCGTGGGGAACTGAAACTCCGCGAAGTCGCTGAATCCGTGCGTGACGATTTGCTGATGCTGCCCAGCGTCACGGTCGCCGAATTGATGGGAACCCGCAACTATCAAATCGATGTCGAAATCCCCGAGGCGACCCTGCGTTCCTACGGCCTGACACTGGACCAAGTCGCCTCCGAGATCCGGCAACACAACGTGGAGTTGCCGGGCGGACAACTCAAATCGTCCGGCCAAGAAATCCTGCTGCGTGCCAAGAACAAAGGCCGCGTCGGCCCCGAGATTGAACGCATCCCGCTGATCACTCGCCAGGACGGTGTCGTCCTGACGGTGGGCGACCTGGGCAGTGTTCGCGATGAGTTCGAAGATGTCACGGCGACGGCGGAGATCAACGGTGAACCCGCCATGGTCATCAATGTTCAACGCACCAAATCAGAGGACTTGCTGAACCTGGTCGACAACGTGCGGGGCTACGTCGCCCGCACCGAACCTCCCCCTGGGTATCGATTCGTCCTGTGGGGCGACACCTCGACCGACGTCCGTGACCGAATGGCATTGCTGCTTCGCAACGGTGTCCAAGGACTGGGACTCGTGTTCCTGGTTTTGGCATTGTTCTTGGAAGTCCGCTTGGCGTTCTGGGTGGCGCTCGGAATTCCAATCTCCATCATGGGTGCCGGTGCGGCGCTCTCCTGGGGCGACCAAACGCTCAACATGCTCTCGTTGTTTTCGTTCTTGATCGCACTTGGGATCGTGGTCGATGACGCGATCGTGATCGGCGAAAACATCTACGCCCACCGGCAAATGGGCAAATCGCTACACGACGCCGCCGTCGACGGTGCCACCGAAGTGCTGCCCAGCGTCGCCGCGTCGATCACCACGACCGTCATCGCCTTCGCCCCCATGTTCTTCGTGTCCGGGGTGATGGGCAAATTCATGGCGGTGATTCCGTTTGCCGTGATCGCAATGCTGCTGGTCTCGCTCTGGGAGAGCACGTTTGTGTTGCCATGTCACTTGGCCCACAGCCATTCGGGATTCTTCCGAGTCGCGACGATCGTGACCTACCCGCTGCGTCCATTCATGCTGTTGCTGTTCTGGGTCAATTCCAAAGCCAGCACCGCGATGGAATGGTTCGCTGAAAAGGTTTATGTGCCCACGCTCCACTTCTGCTTGCTCAATCCGGTCCTCCCCATCGCCGTCGCCATTGCGTTGTTTGTCGGCACCATTGGCATGATTCGCGGGGGCATCGTGACGACGGTGTTGTTCCCCAAATCCGACAACAATTACCTGCAAGCCTCCGTCGTTTTCCCCAACGGCACGCCCGCGACAGCAACCGAAGTCGCCACCCAGCGAATGGAACGAGCCCTTCAAAAGGTCAGCCAAGAAATCGCGTTGGAACACGCCGCCAAAACCAAGGAACCGCTCGAATCGCTGTATCCACCGCCAGAGGGTGACTATGTCGGACCGGTTCGCTTCGCCTACCGCGAAGTCGGCTCGATCAGCAACACCGCCGGCCCGATGGGCGGGCAAGGTTCCAGCGGCAGCAACGCGGGTCAAATCTTTGCTGAACTCCACGGCACCGAAATCCGCGACATCCATAGCGACCAGCTGATCGCTCGTTGGCGACGTGAAGTGGGCGAGATCGCCGGCGTCGAACGAATCACCTACGGCAGCATCGGCACCGGCCCTGCCGGCACCCCCATCGAATTCAAACTGCTGGCCTCCGGGGACAACGTGGACGAATTGCTGGCCGCCACCGAAGTCATGAAACAGAAGGTCGGCACCTTCGCTGGTGTTTTCGACATCAGCGATGACAACACGCCAGGCAAGTGGGAATTCCAATTTCGCGTCAAAGACAGTGCCCTGGCGACCGGCGTCACGCCGACCGATCTCGGACAGACCGTTCGCAACACCTACTTTGGTGCCGAAGTCATGCGTCTGCAACGCGGTCGCCACGAAGTGAAGTTGATGGTCCGCTACCCTCCCGAAGAACGCACATCGCTCGTCAACTTCCGCGAGATTCGCGTGGGAGGTGCTGATGGCACACAACGACCGATCAATGAACTGGCAGAGATCAATTTGGAACGCGGCTTTTCGGAGATCAACCGTGTCGATCAACAACGCAGCATCACGATCTCCGCCGATTTGGACGAAACGACCGCCAACGCTGATCTGATCATCGCTAGCCTTCAGAAACAAATGGACGGTTTCAAAGCCCAGTTCCCGAACGTTTCCATCCGCTGGGAAGGCCAGCAAGAACAAAGCCGTGAATCGGTCGGCAGTTTGATGGTCGGATTCGCGGTCGCGATCCTGTGCATGTTTGTGCTGTTGGTCCTTCAGTTCCGATCCTATATGCAGCCACTCCTCATTCTGGCCATCATCCCCTTTGGAATGATCGGTGCGGTTTGGGGACACGCCTTCCTCGATCTTCCGTTGACCTTGTTCAGCATGTTCGGCTTGGTCGCGTTGGCCGGAGTGGTCGTCAACGACTCGATCGTTCTGATCGATTTCATCAATTCGCGCGTTCGAGCAGGCGACGAACCCATCCAAGCTTTGTTGGAATCGGGCCGACGGCGTTTCCGTCCCATCATGTTGACCAGCATGACGACCATCGCGGGTTTGATTCCGTTGTTAACCGAAAAATCCTTCCAAGCTCAATTGCTGATCCCAATGGCCAGCAGTCTTGCGTTTGGTTTGATGCTCGCGACTGCCTTGGTGCTGCTGTTGATTCCCGTCTTGTACATGCTCTATCTGCTCACCCTTCAATCGTTGAACATCCCGTTCGTCGAAGTCGAAGAATAG
- a CDS encoding GxxExxY protein, which translates to MEFDELSHRVIGCAIEVHRELGPGLLESAYEQCLAHELRKSSIQFQLQHPQPVRYKDVALDCGYRIDLLVEGSIILELKSVEKLKGIHEAQLLTYMKLAGIRTGLLINFNVTRLKDGLRRFVL; encoded by the coding sequence ATGGAATTCGATGAACTGTCTCACCGAGTGATTGGGTGCGCGATTGAAGTGCATCGCGAATTGGGGCCTGGGTTGCTGGAGTCTGCCTATGAGCAATGCCTTGCCCATGAGCTACGTAAGAGTTCCATTCAGTTTCAGCTCCAGCACCCGCAGCCTGTTCGCTACAAAGACGTGGCGTTGGATTGTGGCTATCGGATCGATTTGTTGGTGGAGGGCTCCATCATTCTCGAACTGAAGAGTGTCGAGAAATTGAAGGGAATTCACGAGGCACAATTGCTGACTTACATGAAGTTGGCGGGAATCCGGACGGGGCTTTTGATCAACTTCAATGTGACACGGCTCAAGGACGGGCTTCGTCGTTTTGTGCTTTGA
- a CDS encoding TolC family protein, translating to MSRSLLYTLIALSSTVPAIGCVGHMNQESIQSSPVPAAITARQSAVASGVEAATDETTSAKFEIRPVAHRDFGEPDADQRSPTESVLTIDGKRYRLQPLKEESVASSSDHSLTAYESAPVLEVHESGQVGLPPEPVVIDSMGQSSEVAMVAAQMVQMNLPTALAMIDSQHPAVGLAQWRTREAYAALDQANVLWLPSIQAGFSFHRHDGNYQSSNGDIVDVNRNSFQYGLGAGATGAGTTNTRPGLVAQFHMADAIFQPKIAEKTAWARGHAAAGVLNQQLLQAATAYTELLEAYQDARVLEESRERVRELAGITSDFAAAGQGMQADADRMQTELRLLDSRLVGGQERVAVASARLAQAISMHSGETLVPMDVTVVPLELMAAGADKASLISTGLASRPELKESQSLVAAACEAYKREKYSPFVPSVLLGYSTGGFGGGLGNDLSDVDGRYDFDAVVTWEIRNFGLGERAARNRTSARVQQARYEKLRVLDQVAAEISESASQVGFRRQQMDLTQQAIATAERSYDSNLERIKDGEGLPIEVLQAVQALESARRAYLQAVTAHNQAQFRLQWALGWPVGDGQASMAY from the coding sequence ATGTCCCGTTCGCTTCTATACACCTTGATCGCCCTTTCGAGCACCGTTCCAGCGATTGGGTGCGTGGGACACATGAACCAGGAATCGATCCAGAGTTCCCCTGTGCCAGCGGCAATCACCGCACGCCAGTCCGCGGTGGCTTCCGGTGTTGAAGCGGCCACAGACGAAACCACGTCTGCCAAATTCGAGATACGCCCGGTGGCCCACCGTGATTTCGGTGAGCCGGATGCTGATCAACGTTCGCCGACCGAATCGGTTCTGACGATCGACGGCAAACGGTACCGGTTGCAACCACTGAAGGAAGAATCCGTCGCCAGCAGCAGCGATCATTCGTTGACCGCCTACGAAAGTGCACCCGTGTTGGAAGTGCACGAAAGCGGTCAGGTCGGGCTGCCTCCAGAACCCGTTGTCATTGATTCGATGGGCCAGTCGTCCGAAGTGGCGATGGTCGCGGCGCAAATGGTCCAGATGAACCTGCCGACGGCGCTGGCGATGATTGACTCTCAACACCCCGCGGTGGGATTGGCGCAGTGGCGAACCCGCGAGGCGTATGCGGCCCTGGATCAGGCCAACGTGTTGTGGCTGCCATCCATTCAAGCCGGGTTCAGCTTCCATCGCCACGATGGCAATTACCAATCCAGCAACGGTGACATCGTTGATGTCAATCGAAACTCGTTCCAGTACGGATTGGGAGCCGGTGCGACCGGTGCCGGAACCACCAACACGCGTCCGGGACTGGTGGCTCAATTCCACATGGCCGATGCGATCTTCCAGCCAAAGATCGCAGAGAAAACAGCCTGGGCACGAGGGCACGCTGCCGCTGGCGTTTTGAATCAGCAATTGTTGCAGGCCGCGACCGCTTACACGGAATTGCTGGAGGCTTACCAGGACGCTCGCGTGTTGGAAGAGTCTCGTGAACGGGTGAGAGAACTGGCAGGGATCACATCCGATTTCGCGGCCGCCGGACAAGGCATGCAAGCCGATGCGGATCGCATGCAAACGGAACTCCGATTGCTCGACAGCCGATTGGTTGGCGGGCAGGAACGGGTCGCGGTTGCGTCCGCACGCCTTGCTCAAGCCATCAGCATGCACTCGGGGGAAACGCTCGTGCCAATGGATGTCACCGTGGTGCCCTTGGAGTTGATGGCCGCCGGAGCCGACAAAGCCTCGCTGATCAGCACCGGTTTGGCATCGCGGCCGGAACTGAAGGAGTCACAGTCGTTGGTCGCCGCCGCCTGTGAAGCCTACAAACGCGAAAAGTATTCGCCGTTTGTTCCCAGCGTGTTGCTGGGCTACAGCACCGGCGGATTTGGAGGAGGTTTGGGCAATGACCTGAGCGACGTGGACGGTCGCTATGACTTTGACGCCGTGGTCACCTGGGAAATTCGAAACTTTGGATTGGGTGAACGAGCGGCTCGCAATCGAACGTCGGCGCGAGTGCAGCAAGCGAGGTACGAGAAGCTTCGCGTGCTGGACCAGGTCGCAGCGGAGATTTCAGAATCGGCGAGTCAGGTGGGATTTCGTCGTCAGCAAATGGACCTGACACAGCAGGCAATTGCGACGGCGGAACGGTCGTACGATTCCAACTTGGAACGAATCAAAGATGGCGAGGGATTGCCGATTGAGGTACTGCAGGCGGTTCAGGCTTTGGAGTCCGCACGTCGTGCTTACCTGCAAGCCGTCACCGCCCACAACCAAGCTCAGTTCCGTCTGCAGTGGGCATTGGGTTGGCCTGTTGGTGACGGGCAGGCATCGATGGCGTACTGA
- a CDS encoding efflux RND transporter periplasmic adaptor subunit, whose protein sequence is MLLAIPPRLSLPLATVAALCFLTGCSDADRVAKKTQTQRATPVKTVSVTPTKVTRTSVQPATIHAYYRAELRSQASGYVESFTSDIGEYVESGTVLAKISVPEKLQQRRVMEARIRRLVAQEKQAAAGVRLAEAAKRSAQAKLAQAKSEGAAVDASLAAANAEFNRTEDLVNRGSLQNRMLDEARMKRDSESARKQAVESAVASAQADVEVASAKVESAQADLETAQAETDVTRRELDELDVWIDYAEIKAPFSGIITERNLEPGDLVRASSEVGLGKPLFAISQIDRVRVQIPVPENHAPLVNPGDEVSLTFPSFASEPPLIAQVTRRSGSLDAQTRTMLVEVEIDNPDGKLIPGMFGQASIQLATQTAANLLPAQAIRFDESGSAFVYVVAADDTISIQEISTGVDDGNFIEVLTGVEPGQAVVDAHLSRFIDGQKVAVVGATH, encoded by the coding sequence ATGCTTCTCGCAATCCCGCCTCGACTCTCCCTCCCACTCGCGACGGTTGCAGCGCTGTGCTTCCTGACGGGCTGTTCCGACGCCGACCGCGTGGCCAAGAAAACTCAGACGCAGCGGGCCACGCCGGTGAAAACGGTATCTGTCACGCCCACCAAGGTCACCCGGACCAGCGTTCAACCCGCCACCATCCACGCCTACTACCGAGCGGAACTCCGCTCGCAAGCGTCGGGCTACGTCGAATCGTTCACATCGGACATCGGTGAATACGTCGAGTCCGGCACCGTCCTGGCCAAAATATCAGTCCCTGAAAAGCTTCAACAACGGCGAGTGATGGAGGCGAGGATTCGCCGTCTGGTTGCCCAAGAAAAACAAGCTGCCGCAGGAGTCCGATTGGCTGAGGCGGCCAAACGCTCCGCACAAGCGAAACTGGCTCAAGCCAAATCGGAAGGCGCCGCCGTCGATGCTTCCTTGGCGGCCGCCAACGCGGAATTCAATCGAACAGAAGACTTGGTCAACCGCGGTTCCTTGCAAAACCGGATGCTGGACGAGGCCCGGATGAAACGTGACAGCGAGTCGGCTCGCAAGCAGGCGGTGGAGTCAGCGGTTGCCTCCGCCCAGGCGGACGTCGAAGTGGCGTCCGCAAAGGTGGAGTCGGCACAAGCGGATCTCGAGACGGCGCAAGCAGAAACCGATGTCACTCGGCGGGAACTCGATGAACTGGATGTCTGGATCGACTACGCCGAAATCAAAGCTCCGTTCTCTGGCATCATCACCGAGCGAAACCTTGAACCTGGTGACTTGGTCCGCGCCTCCAGCGAAGTCGGACTGGGCAAGCCCTTGTTTGCGATCAGCCAAATCGACCGCGTCCGCGTGCAAATTCCCGTTCCCGAGAACCACGCTCCGCTGGTGAATCCCGGTGACGAGGTCAGCCTGACGTTTCCATCCTTTGCATCGGAACCTCCCCTCATCGCGCAGGTCACGCGGCGGAGCGGAAGTCTCGATGCCCAAACGCGAACCATGCTGGTGGAAGTCGAAATCGACAATCCCGATGGCAAGCTGATCCCCGGGATGTTCGGACAAGCATCGATCCAACTGGCCACGCAGACCGCAGCCAACCTGCTGCCCGCTCAAGCGATTCGCTTTGACGAATCCGGCAGCGCCTTTGTGTACGTGGTTGCGGCCGACGACACGATTTCGATTCAAGAGATCTCAACGGGAGTGGATGACGGCAACTTCATCGAAGTCCTCACCGGCGTTGAGCCCGGGCAAGCGGTCGTGGACGCTCACTTGAGCCGGTTCATCGACGGGCAAAAAGTCGCCGTCGTGGGGGCCACTCACTGA
- a CDS encoding efflux RND transporter permease subunit, whose amino-acid sequence MSLIQFSLRNRFAVLAASIALCVLGATVIPGITIDILPDFKKPVVVSYFSYPGLPTLDMEKSVTSRVERALTLAGKIEHQESRTVPGAAVIKVFFQPGADPSSAMNDIVNLEASDMFHLPPGIEWPFTLRSEPSNLPVVLAAISGEGLSESELYSIGYYAVRNKMGGLKGVQIPHPFGGKFRQMMVYVDPIKLQAYHLSATDVVDALQKSNLVLAGGTATMGGTDYQIHPRNTLPDIEEIAAIPIAVRDDRPIFIRDVATVKDDAALQYNIVRVNGKRSVYCPLLREPGENTIAVVDRIYDGIAEEIPKMKERGDIPEATSVTLVSDQSIYIRKAMSNLMSQIGLGSVLVTLVVLIFLRRLLPTVIIVSTILLAILMGALGFAFSGQTINVMTLGGIALAIGTVVDAGIVVVENVIRHGRMGKSPMEAARDGTQEVSGAILAGTITTLAVFLPAIFLTGMIKYLFAPLSLAATLTIGASYILALTVVPAFCATFVRERVQAKTRLTEPDNQQASSTKPSGLYGRLLSTAMRSPALSALIIIVAVGGSFFLLPHIGTELFPNVDSGSFEIRLKTVPGTALQKTEELVAKIEGSIQDVIPEEAIDTIISNIGLPVGKGAGFSTVLSSNSGPDTAYLIVNLKQENQSVDTQTYINTLREKLNDEYPLEQFLFVSGGIVNMALNEGVPTPINVQISAGTLQQCRDAAERIVREIAPIEGTRDVQIAQSLDYPQFDVQVDRTRAKYLGIDQEQVAQTVLTALGSSVGYSPTIWIDPKSGVDFFMGVQYASNQFQSLDELRNMPLSLDTPEGPVTIPLSNIATVNRVTIPGEIAHYNISRVNDIHVNVVGRDLGSVAADIDAVLAEMEFENGVSVALRGPIEKMRDGMNMLGTGLVVATLLVYLVLMAQFRSFLDPLIIMLSVPLGIGGVLISLYLTDTYLNIQSLMGTLMMIGVVVNNSILLVEFANQRLATGVTPREAALSAAQVRLRPILMTSLTLVASMLPLSFQLAPGNEAMIPLARALLGGMVVSTLLTLILVPCVYVLLHRNRRSPV is encoded by the coding sequence ATGTCGTTGATCCAATTTTCCCTTCGCAATCGATTCGCCGTCCTGGCGGCTTCCATTGCCTTGTGTGTGCTCGGTGCGACGGTCATTCCAGGCATCACCATTGATATCCTCCCGGATTTCAAAAAGCCGGTTGTTGTCAGCTACTTCTCCTACCCTGGTCTGCCGACCTTGGACATGGAGAAATCCGTCACCTCGCGTGTCGAACGTGCGCTAACGCTGGCGGGCAAGATCGAGCATCAAGAATCGAGAACGGTTCCTGGCGCTGCCGTGATCAAAGTCTTCTTCCAACCGGGTGCGGATCCAAGCTCGGCGATGAACGACATCGTGAACTTGGAAGCCAGCGATATGTTCCACCTGCCACCGGGCATCGAGTGGCCGTTCACGCTGCGAAGCGAACCGTCCAACCTGCCCGTGGTGCTGGCAGCGATCTCGGGCGAAGGACTCAGCGAGTCCGAACTCTACTCGATCGGCTACTACGCGGTCCGCAACAAGATGGGCGGACTGAAAGGCGTTCAGATCCCTCACCCTTTTGGTGGCAAATTCCGCCAGATGATGGTCTATGTCGATCCGATCAAACTTCAGGCCTACCACCTTAGCGCAACCGATGTGGTCGACGCGCTCCAAAAGTCAAACCTGGTGCTTGCGGGCGGCACCGCGACCATGGGCGGGACGGACTACCAAATCCACCCTCGGAATACCCTGCCTGACATCGAAGAAATCGCAGCGATTCCCATTGCCGTTCGCGACGATCGCCCGATCTTCATCCGAGACGTGGCGACGGTGAAAGATGACGCGGCGTTGCAATACAACATCGTTCGCGTCAACGGAAAACGCAGCGTCTACTGCCCACTGCTTCGCGAACCCGGTGAGAACACCATCGCGGTGGTGGACCGCATCTACGACGGGATCGCGGAAGAGATCCCCAAGATGAAAGAGCGGGGCGACATCCCGGAGGCTACCAGCGTGACGCTGGTCTCGGATCAATCCATTTACATCCGCAAAGCGATGTCGAATCTGATGTCGCAGATTGGTCTCGGCTCCGTGCTGGTCACGCTGGTGGTGCTGATCTTCTTGCGACGCCTGCTTCCCACCGTGATCATTGTCTCGACCATTTTGTTGGCCATTTTGATGGGTGCCCTGGGATTCGCATTCTCCGGCCAAACCATCAACGTGATGACTTTGGGCGGAATCGCACTGGCGATTGGCACAGTGGTCGACGCCGGAATCGTGGTCGTCGAAAACGTGATCCGTCACGGGCGAATGGGCAAGTCACCCATGGAGGCCGCACGCGATGGAACCCAGGAGGTTTCAGGTGCAATCCTGGCGGGAACCATCACGACCCTGGCCGTTTTCTTGCCTGCGATCTTCTTGACTGGGATGATCAAGTATCTGTTCGCTCCCCTCTCGTTGGCCGCCACGCTGACCATCGGTGCCTCCTACATTTTGGCTCTGACCGTTGTCCCCGCCTTTTGTGCCACCTTTGTTCGAGAACGAGTCCAAGCCAAAACACGCCTGACAGAACCAGACAATCAGCAGGCGTCTTCGACGAAGCCCTCGGGGCTGTATGGACGTTTGCTCTCAACCGCCATGCGATCGCCCGCTCTGTCAGCCTTGATCATCATCGTTGCCGTGGGCGGCTCGTTCTTTTTGCTGCCTCACATCGGAACGGAACTGTTCCCCAATGTTGATTCGGGCAGCTTTGAAATCCGCCTGAAAACGGTCCCCGGAACCGCCTTGCAGAAAACCGAGGAATTGGTCGCCAAGATCGAGGGGTCGATCCAAGACGTGATCCCAGAGGAAGCGATCGACACCATCATCTCGAACATCGGATTGCCGGTCGGAAAGGGAGCCGGGTTCTCCACGGTCCTGAGTTCGAACTCGGGGCCCGACACAGCCTATTTGATCGTGAACCTGAAACAGGAAAACCAGTCGGTCGATACGCAGACGTACATCAACACCCTGCGAGAAAAGCTGAACGACGAATACCCGCTGGAACAGTTCCTGTTTGTCTCGGGTGGCATCGTCAACATGGCTCTCAACGAAGGTGTCCCCACGCCAATCAATGTCCAGATATCAGCGGGCACACTGCAACAGTGTCGCGACGCAGCCGAACGAATCGTCAGGGAAATCGCTCCGATCGAAGGCACACGAGATGTCCAGATCGCGCAGTCGCTCGACTACCCCCAATTCGACGTACAAGTCGATCGGACCCGAGCGAAGTACCTGGGGATCGATCAGGAACAAGTGGCGCAAACCGTGCTGACCGCGCTCGGTTCCAGCGTGGGCTATTCCCCGACAATCTGGATTGACCCGAAGAGCGGTGTCGACTTCTTCATGGGAGTGCAATACGCGTCCAATCAATTCCAGTCACTCGATGAATTGCGGAACATGCCCCTTTCGCTCGACACCCCGGAGGGCCCCGTTACGATTCCGCTCTCAAACATTGCCACGGTCAATCGAGTCACGATCCCGGGCGAAATTGCTCACTACAACATCTCCCGCGTCAACGACATTCATGTCAACGTCGTTGGCCGAGACCTGGGAAGTGTTGCTGCGGACATTGATGCCGTGCTGGCCGAAATGGAATTTGAGAACGGAGTCTCAGTCGCGCTTCGTGGTCCGATTGAGAAGATGCGAGACGGAATGAACATGCTGGGAACCGGGCTCGTCGTCGCCACGCTGCTTGTTTACTTGGTACTGATGGCTCAATTCCGTTCGTTCCTCGATCCGCTGATCATCATGCTGTCCGTCCCACTGGGAATCGGTGGCGTTTTGATTTCTCTGTACCTGACGGACACCTACCTCAACATCCAGTCCTTGATGGGAACCTTGATGATGATCGGCGTCGTCGTCAACAATTCGATCCTCCTGGTCGAGTTCGCCAATCAACGCCTCGCCACTGGGGTGACTCCGCGAGAGGCCGCCCTGTCCGCGGCTCAAGTCCGTTTGCGACCGATCCTGATGACCTCCCTGACGCTGGTCGCGTCGATGCTGCCGCTGTCATTCCAGCTGGCTCCTGGCAATGAAGCCATGATCCCGCTGGCGCGTGCCTTGCTGGGCGGCATGGTGGTTTCAACCCTACTGACGTTGATCCTGGTTCCATGTGTCTATGTGTTGCTCCATCGCAACCGAAGGTCACCGGTCTAA